Proteins encoded by one window of Sulfurospirillum barnesii SES-3:
- the folP gene encoding dihydropteroate synthase: MKCYKLSSTTDVLSLFQSLGVTKEGIAILKQKAHLNFIYIKDLKSPAANILKQDALSIGADLAVPKETITCKKPLVDALLIANDKQLKELSFKEKAQPFGLKALAQTLSQFSFTCKDDFTVMGVINANEDSFFQGSRFNGKSALHRIEKMIDEGAGIIDLGGVSSRPGSLAISEEEELLRIVPIVDLIAQNKLTCKAKFSLDSYSPLCLEYALSHGFEIVNDITALANDAVARVASKYKATVVLMHMQGAPSSMQKAPLYDNVILDVDAFFQERIEKAHAFGIHNLILDVGIGFGKTLEHNLQLLKHHEHFLHFGYPLLVGASRKSMIDTIYPAPIEKRLAGTLALHLKAYEHGASVIRAHDVYEHVQALSVLRALNSTF; this comes from the coding sequence GTGAAGTGTTATAAACTCTCATCGACCACAGATGTTCTCTCTTTATTTCAATCCCTAGGTGTGACAAAAGAGGGTATAGCGATTTTAAAACAAAAGGCGCATTTAAATTTTATTTATATTAAAGATTTAAAAAGTCCTGCTGCGAATATTTTAAAGCAAGATGCTCTTTCTATTGGGGCAGATTTGGCAGTACCCAAAGAGACCATTACATGTAAAAAACCTTTGGTGGATGCGCTTTTAATCGCCAATGATAAACAGTTAAAAGAACTCAGTTTTAAAGAAAAAGCACAGCCATTTGGACTAAAAGCGTTAGCCCAAACACTGAGTCAATTTTCGTTTACATGTAAAGATGATTTTACCGTCATGGGTGTTATTAATGCCAATGAAGATAGCTTTTTTCAAGGAAGCCGTTTTAATGGGAAAAGCGCATTGCACCGCATTGAAAAGATGATAGATGAGGGTGCAGGTATTATTGATTTAGGGGGCGTTTCAAGCCGTCCTGGAAGCCTTGCTATCAGCGAGGAAGAAGAGCTTTTGCGCATTGTCCCCATTGTTGATCTCATTGCACAAAACAAGCTTACATGTAAAGCTAAATTCTCTCTGGATAGCTACTCTCCTTTGTGTTTAGAGTATGCGCTTTCTCATGGTTTTGAGATTGTTAATGACATTACAGCGCTTGCAAATGATGCCGTTGCTCGAGTGGCTTCAAAATACAAAGCAACGGTCGTTTTAATGCATATGCAAGGAGCACCCTCATCCATGCAAAAAGCACCCCTGTATGACAATGTCATCCTTGACGTCGATGCTTTTTTTCAAGAACGTATTGAAAAAGCGCATGCTTTTGGTATTCATAACCTTATCTTGGATGTGGGCATTGGATTTGGTAAAACCTTAGAGCACAATTTGCAATTACTCAAGCATCATGAGCATTTTTTACATTTTGGCTATCCTTTACTTGTAGGAGCGAGTCGAAAATCTATGATTGATACGATTTACCCAGCACCGATTGAAAAACGTTTGGCAGGCACTTTAGCGCTGCATTTAAAAGCATACGAGCATGGTGCTTCTGTGATACGTGCGCATGATGTTTATGAGCATGTTCAAGCCCTCAGCGTGCTTCGTGCGCTTAATTCTACTTTTTAG
- a CDS encoding DNA polymerase III subunit delta', translating to MSESEVFSHILISKNVEKAKESLQETYAKERHLFFTKDEFLLEDAKEVIKEAYIAESTHKYLILVAKGYRVEAQNALLKIFEEPPRNIVFIVVAPSKNALLPTIRSRLVQKELFFEREILHSGLNLKQLDLSDVYPFVQKHQGCEKSFLKELAQAIVYEAIHEYRLRFSENELEMFQKLLHLVELNARPQMILTTLLLTIMLRKYK from the coding sequence ATGAGTGAATCAGAGGTTTTTAGCCATATTTTAATTTCAAAAAATGTGGAAAAAGCTAAAGAGAGTTTACAAGAAACCTATGCCAAAGAGCGGCATCTTTTCTTCACCAAAGATGAATTTTTACTCGAAGATGCCAAAGAGGTCATTAAAGAGGCATATATTGCAGAATCAACACACAAATATCTTATTTTAGTGGCAAAGGGGTATCGTGTTGAGGCTCAAAATGCGCTCTTGAAAATTTTTGAAGAACCTCCTCGAAATATTGTCTTTATTGTTGTAGCCCCTTCTAAAAATGCCTTGCTTCCAACGATTCGTTCACGATTAGTTCAAAAAGAGCTCTTTTTTGAGCGTGAAATACTACACTCAGGATTGAATTTAAAACAGTTAGATTTAAGCGATGTGTACCCTTTTGTACAAAAGCATCAAGGGTGTGAAAAGAGTTTTTTAAAAGAGTTGGCTCAAGCGATTGTGTATGAGGCAATACATGAGTATCGTCTTCGCTTTAGTGAAAATGAACTAGAAATGTTCCAAAAATTGTTGCATTTGGTTGAACTCAATGCACGACCTCAGATGATTTTAACAACGCTTTTGTTAACCATTATGCTTAGGAAATACAAGTGA
- a CDS encoding HobA family DNA replication regulator — protein sequence MQKFLTWTLEQIRKDGSSMSWMEEKRFEWVPLCASMLKNLLDGHTFIVITDEDREWFCHYMLRAINTQNKNRPILPFISLQTLYPNLYQVKTKDDIELLENMLSQAFPSGYTFFYVGKNSDIKMQIPKRKDDSFMWIMDEHIQNSFYLLSNDDSLDIKLIQLFRLLDKSIDAVLFAEVTFENE from the coding sequence ATGCAAAAATTTTTAACGTGGACGTTAGAGCAGATACGAAAAGATGGCTCATCGATGAGTTGGATGGAGGAGAAGCGGTTCGAATGGGTACCGCTTTGTGCTTCCATGCTCAAAAATCTTTTAGACGGGCATACTTTTATTGTTATTACCGATGAGGATAGGGAGTGGTTTTGTCATTACATGTTGCGTGCTATTAACACGCAAAATAAGAACAGACCTATTTTGCCCTTTATCTCATTGCAAACGCTCTATCCTAATTTGTATCAAGTGAAAACAAAAGACGATATTGAACTTTTAGAAAATATGCTCTCACAGGCGTTTCCTAGTGGCTATACCTTCTTTTATGTTGGAAAAAATAGCGATATAAAAATGCAAATTCCTAAACGTAAAGATGATAGTTTTATGTGGATTATGGATGAGCATATTCAGAACAGTTTCTATCTTTTAAGCAATGACGATAGTTTAGATATTAAATTAATTCAGCTTTTTAGACTCTTGGATAAAAGTATTGATGCGGTACTTTTTGCTGAGGTTACGTTTGAAAATGAGTGA